In Symphalangus syndactylus isolate Jambi chromosome 14, NHGRI_mSymSyn1-v2.1_pri, whole genome shotgun sequence, one DNA window encodes the following:
- the DRG2 gene encoding developmentally-regulated GTP-binding protein 2 isoform X1 has product MGILEKISEIEKEIARTQKNKATEYHLGLLKAKLAKYRAQLLEPSKSASSKGEGFDVMKSGDARVALIGFPSVGKSTFLSLMTSTASEAASYEFTTLTCIPGVIEYKGANIQLLDLPGIIEGAAQGKGRGRQVIAVARTADVVIMMLDATKGEVQRSLLEKELESVGIRLNKHKPNIYFKPKKGGGISFNSTVTLTQCSEKLVQLILHEYKIFNAEVLFREDCSPDEFIDVIVGNRVYMPCLYVYNKIDQISMEEVDRLARKPNSVVISCGMKLNLDYLLEMLWEYLALTCIYTKKRGQRPDFTDAIILRKGASVEHVCHRIHRSLASQFKYALVWGTSTKYSPQRVGLTHTMEHEDVIQIVKK; this is encoded by the exons CCACTGAGTATCATCTGGGCCTGCTGAAAGCTAAGCTTGCCAAGTATCGGGCCCAGCTCCTGGAACCGTCCAAATCGGCCTCGTCCAAAGGAGAGGGCTTTGATGTCATGAAGTCGGGCGATGCCCGTGTGGCGCTGATTGGATTTCCCTCTGTGGGTAAG TCCACATTCTTGAGTCTGATGACCTCCACGGCCAGCGAGGCAGCGTCCTATGAGTTCACCACTCTGACGTGTATTCCTGGGGTCATTGAA TACAAAGGTGCCAACATCCAGCTCCTGGACCTTCCTGGAATCATTGAAGGCGCAGCCCAAG GAAAAGGCCGTGGCCGGCAGGTGATCGCTGTGGCGCGCACGGCTGACGTCGTCATCATGATGCTGGATGCCACCAAGGGAGAGGTGCAGAG GTCTCTGCTGGAGAAGGAGCTGGAGTCAGTAGGCATCCGCCTCAACAAGCACAAGCCTAACATCTACTTCAAG CCCAAGAAAGGCGGCGGCATCTCCTTTAACTCGACAGTCACGCTGACCCAGTGCTCGGAAAAGCTGGTGCAGCTCATCCTGCACGAATACA AGATCTTCAACGCGGAAGTGCTCTTCCGAGAAGACTGCTCCCCGGACGAGTTCATCGATGTGATCGTGGGCAACCGGGTGTACATGCCCTGCCTGTAT GTTTATAATAAAATCGACCAGATCTCCATGGAAGAGGTGGACCGCTTGGCCCGAAAACCCAACAGTGTGGTCATCAG CTGCGGCATGAAGCTGAACCTGGACTATCTGCTGGAGATGCTTTGGGAGTACTTGGCCCTGACCTGCATCTACACCAAGAAGAGAGGAC AGAGGCCAGACTTCACAGATGCCATCATTCTCCGGAAAGGGGCCTCAGTGGAGCACGTG TGCCACCGCATCCACCGGTCACTCGCCAGCCAGTTCAAGTACGCCCTGGTGTGG GGCACCAGCACCAAGTACAGTCCGCAGCGGGTGGGCCTGACGCACACCATGGAGCACGAGGACGTCATCCAGATCGTGAAGAAGTAA
- the DRG2 gene encoding developmentally-regulated GTP-binding protein 2 isoform X2, translated as MGILEKISEIEKEIARTQKNKATEYHLGLLKAKLAKYRAQLLEPSKSASSKGEGFDVMKSGDARVALIGFPSVGKSTFLSLMTSTASEAASYEFTTLTCIPGVIEYKGANIQLLDLPGIIEGAAQGKGRGRQVIAVARTADVVIMMLDATKGEVQRSLLEKELESVGIRLNKHKPNIYFKPKKGGGISFNSTVTLTQCSEKLVQLILHEYKIFNAEVLFREDCSPDEFIDVIVGNRVYMPCLYVYNKIDQISMEEVDRLARKPNSVVISCGMKLNLDYLLEMLWEYLALTCIYTKKRGQRPDFTDAIILRKGASVEHVCHRIHRSLASQFKAPAPSTVRSGWA; from the exons CCACTGAGTATCATCTGGGCCTGCTGAAAGCTAAGCTTGCCAAGTATCGGGCCCAGCTCCTGGAACCGTCCAAATCGGCCTCGTCCAAAGGAGAGGGCTTTGATGTCATGAAGTCGGGCGATGCCCGTGTGGCGCTGATTGGATTTCCCTCTGTGGGTAAG TCCACATTCTTGAGTCTGATGACCTCCACGGCCAGCGAGGCAGCGTCCTATGAGTTCACCACTCTGACGTGTATTCCTGGGGTCATTGAA TACAAAGGTGCCAACATCCAGCTCCTGGACCTTCCTGGAATCATTGAAGGCGCAGCCCAAG GAAAAGGCCGTGGCCGGCAGGTGATCGCTGTGGCGCGCACGGCTGACGTCGTCATCATGATGCTGGATGCCACCAAGGGAGAGGTGCAGAG GTCTCTGCTGGAGAAGGAGCTGGAGTCAGTAGGCATCCGCCTCAACAAGCACAAGCCTAACATCTACTTCAAG CCCAAGAAAGGCGGCGGCATCTCCTTTAACTCGACAGTCACGCTGACCCAGTGCTCGGAAAAGCTGGTGCAGCTCATCCTGCACGAATACA AGATCTTCAACGCGGAAGTGCTCTTCCGAGAAGACTGCTCCCCGGACGAGTTCATCGATGTGATCGTGGGCAACCGGGTGTACATGCCCTGCCTGTAT GTTTATAATAAAATCGACCAGATCTCCATGGAAGAGGTGGACCGCTTGGCCCGAAAACCCAACAGTGTGGTCATCAG CTGCGGCATGAAGCTGAACCTGGACTATCTGCTGGAGATGCTTTGGGAGTACTTGGCCCTGACCTGCATCTACACCAAGAAGAGAGGAC AGAGGCCAGACTTCACAGATGCCATCATTCTCCGGAAAGGGGCCTCAGTGGAGCACGTG TGCCACCGCATCCACCGGTCACTCGCCAGCCAGTTCAA GGCACCAGCACCAAGTACAGTCCGCAGCGGGTGGGCCTGA